In Mercenaria mercenaria strain notata chromosome 13, MADL_Memer_1, whole genome shotgun sequence, a single window of DNA contains:
- the LOC123565667 gene encoding uncharacterized protein LOC123565667 isoform X2, producing the protein MEACSARSDDIIVRGSAAHEILFKVNRFGEVLLIQGQTMNASVHYLQHNDVFTIGQRKFKWKYPHKKDTENVEHTGEVMHVSDENDKVEKTPPNEVQELVSDKELATCDEIDFVNAVNTMGLSNYYTDTEDVEHTGESMGFFQRK; encoded by the exons TGCAAGATCAGATGACATCATAGTCAGAGGGTCTGCAGCCCATGAGATTTTGTTTAAAGTGAACAGATTTGGTGAG GTACTTTTAATTCAAGGGCAAACTATGAATGCCAGTGTTCATTACCTTCAACACAATGACGTGTTTACAATAGGGCAAAGAAAATTCAAATGGAAATACCCACACAAGAAAG ATACTGAAAATGTTGAACATACTGGAGAGGTTATGCATGTTTCAGATGAAAATGATAAAGTTGAAAAAACACCACCAAATGAAGTCCAAGAGTTGGTCAGTGACAAAGAATTGGCAACATGTGATGAAATTGACTTTGTAAATGCTGTAAATACAATGGGACTAAGTAATTATTATACAGATACTGAAGATGTTGAACATACTGGAGAGAGCATGGGTTTTTTCCAAAGAAAATAA